The DNA sequence aggtcagggctctgtgcaggccagttaagttcttccacaccgatcttgacaaaccatttctgtatggatcttgcTTTGTACATAGGGGGCAATGTCATGCTGAGTCCCTTATGTATGAAAGGGCCACCCCCAATCTGTtgacacaaagttggaagcacagaatcaactagaatgtcattgtatgctgtagccctaagatttcccttcaatggaaTCAAGGAGCCCGAACAATGATAAACAatcacagaccattattcctcctccactaaacttgacagtttgttttgtatatattttttatttaacctttatttaactaggcaagtcagttcagaacaaattcttatttacaatgacggcctaccccggccaaacctggacaatgatgggccaattgtgcgccgcccaatgggactcccaatcacagccggatgtgatacagcctggattcgaaccagggactgcagttggcactatgcatttaggcaggtagcgttctcctgacatccaccaaacccagatttgtcagtcggacttccagatggtgaagcatgactcatcacaccagagaaagcatttccactgctccaagtCCAattgcggcgagctttacaccactccagcctacgcttggcattgtgcatggtgatcttaggcttgtgtgtggctgctcggccaaggaaacccatttcatagAGATtctgacaaacagttcttgtgatgatgttgcttccagaggcagtttggaactcggtagtgagtgttgcaaccgaggacagacatttcagcacttggcagtcccattctgtgagcttgtgtgtttgagccgttgtttctcctagacgtttctgcttcacaataacagcatttacagttgactgACTAGTTGGAAAGGTGGCGTCCTATGACAATGCCACGTTGAAAGtttctgagctcttcagtaaggcaattctactgccaatgtttgtctttggagattgcatggctgtgtgctcaattttatacacctttcagcaacaggtgtggctgaaaaagcctaatccactaatttgaagtgtTGTCCACGTACTTTGTATGGCCTGTAAAGGAGACacttgcattcagaaagtattcagaccccttccctttttccacattttgttacattacagcattattctaaaatggattaaataaatacaaatcctcaacaatctacacacaatatcccataatgacaaagcaaaaatcaAATTTTTAGaatgtttgaaaaaaaaaaaaaaaatgagaaacagaaataccttatttacataagtattcagaccatttgctatgagactcgaaattgagctcaggtgcatcctgtttccattgaccatccttgatatgtttctacaacgtgattggagtccacctgtagtaaattcaattgattagacatgatttggaaagtcacacacctgtcccacagttgacagtgcatgtcagaccaaaaaccaagacatgaggtcgaaggaattgtccgtagatctcgaagacaggattgtgtcgaggcacagatctggggaagggtaccaaaacatttctagagcattgaaggtccccaaaaacacagtggcctccattattcttaaatgaaataagtttggaaccaccaatactctttttagagctggccgccaagaacaatctggggagaagggccttggtcagggagctgaccaagaacccaatggttactctgacagagctccagagtttctctgtggagatgggagagccttCGAGAAGGACAACCAcgtctgcagcactccaccaatcaggcctttatggtagagtggccgacggaagccactcctcagtcaaaggcacatgacagcccgcttggagtttgccaaaaggcacctaaaggactctcagaccatgagagacaatattctctcgtctgatgaaaccaagattgaactctttgtcctgaatggcaagtgtcaagtctggaggaaacctggcaccatccctacgctgaggcatggtggtggtggcatcatgctgaggggatgttttttcagcggcaggcactgggagactagtcaggatcgagaggaaagataaacagagcaaagtacagagagatctttgatgaaaacctgttccagagggTTCAGAACCTTATaatggggagaaggttcaccttccaaaaggacaatgacactaagcacacagcaaagacaacgcaggagtggctttgggacaagtctctgaatgtccttgagtggcccagccagagcccgacttgaacccgatctaacatctctggagagacctgaaaatagctgtgcagcgacgctccccatcttACCTGACAGAgcgtgagaggatctgcagagaagaatgtgagaaacaccccaaatacaggtgtgccaagcttgtagtgtcataccatagaagactcgaggttgtaatcactgccaaaggtacttcaacaaagtactgagtaaagggtctgaatacttatgtaattgtgatatttccttttttattgttaatatatttacaaaaacttctaaaaacctgtttttgctttgtcagtatGTGTTAAATTGATGAAGAGAAAAAACGATTGAATCATTAttgaatatggctgtaacgtagcaaaatgtggaaaagtcttggggtctgaatactttccaccCTTCTCCCCAGATTATTCTTGGCGGCTAGCTCTAaaaagagtattggtggttccaaacttatttcatttaagaataatggaggccactgtgtttttggggaccttcaatgctctagaaatgttttggtacccttccccagatctgtgcctcgacacaatcctgtcttcgAGCTCTACGTACATactccaaatatatatatatttttttgtaaaagaTTCATGCTATATTTACATGTTGTGTTAAAGGCATATAATAGGATACACTTCACCCTATCAGAGCAAATACCAAGGATATAGGGCAGGGTTCCCAACTTGCGGTTCATGGGCcacaagttttctgagcaaaaataaataaaacactttTATTTtgattgttggacataaaagactgtaaaaacaccagcaaatcagctccatgTGGTTTTAATttgggaaatctgttccaaagtattcccacgcataatataataatatgtcaACGTATACAAATGTATGCAAGGTTtaaaattattatgttttagtcaaagatcaaatcaaattatattggtcacatacgcatggttagcagatgttattgcgagtgtagcgaaatgattgTGCTTCTAGATCCTAcaatgcagcaatatctaacatgtaatctaacaattccacaaaaactaccttatacacacacacacatctaagtaaaggactggaataagaatatatccatataaatatatggatgagcaatgacagagtagcataggcaagatgcaatattATGTCTGTTTGGGCTTATTGCGTTCAATTTACAGCCtacaatttttttgttttttatgttCCGGACCCCTGACCATCCATTCAAGAACTAATCACCCCGGGGCTGAatgtagttgatgatccctgctatAGGGCCAATCATAGATAGATGTTGAACAATTAGGAGAATTCCACCTAAAGTAAGCTAAATAGTTATCACCCCTGAGCCTTAAGGTCAGCAACAAGTgataccatatatactgtcattTCCAGTTTACAGTACAAGTAGGCCTAATTGACATGTGGTCATTGTGGAAGTTGTCTAAATATTGTCTACAGTCGCCCTCCAGTGACAAGCAACAGGACTGACAGGCGAATATTGCTTGGCTAGTTCTCTTTTCTAAGCATTGTTTTACTATTTAGAGATAAGACCTGTCGCCTATTTTGCGTAGTGTAGACGTTGAAATGTCTCGAAACTATGACTGAAAATAGTGCAGTCCGGTTTATCACCATCGGTGTCATTTCATTTGCCATGGACGTAGGCCTACAGCAAATATTTTACACCAACAAATACAGTGTAATGATTAACTTATTTTCTAACAATAAACCGCTCGAGTCTCTGAGTCACATGGTGATTTTTGCTCATGCTGCTTGGCATGCGGCCTAAAGGGGATTTTATTTGTCATGTTTCTTGCAGTCGTCTCAACTTCCAACTTCGCGCAGGTTGTCTCGTGACCACATGACTGCTCTCTAGATACCTGGCGAGGTGTAAACCCATGTGAAAACCCCTGGTCTGGTAGGCTACTCACTCACTGCTCCAGACAGTAGAGTTGCTCAGGTGAGTGAGGCTATATTACCTGAACTCTTGTGGTGTCTTTTGAATTGTGAAAGGGTATATTCTTGTAAACTAAATGtgtctgtctatatgtctaaAATAAGAGTAGAGGATTATGCTATGGCAGATTGTTTTTTACAGACTGGGCTTCATGCATCATGGTGCATTTGTCACGCAATTGAACTGTTTAGCCTCTGCGTGCTAAGTATTGCTCTAAAAATGGTGATGTATAGGGGGGCTAAGCAGAGACATAGTTCAATAGATAAAGTTAACTTCTCTTTTTTAAAATACAGGCAATTTGAGCATGTTACTGCAAATAGGCTCTCTCGGGAAAATGTACGTTTGTTTTATTCATTAGTTTGTTAAGAATATTCAAAAGCCAAATCAATTAGGTGGTAGAGAAAATATTCAATGATTACCATTACAAAATCATTTTATACAGACATTTACACGTGTCTAAAGACATCAATAGAGAGGGAGTAGGCCTTCATGTGTTTTACTAATTAACCATTGCCTGCTGCCTCATTTGACTGTTCTTTGCCCTCATTTGACTGTTCtttgtcacactgtctgtcataTACTTCTTCCTCTGGACAGTACCTTCCTGTTTCTGTTATAGGTCCTCGGACCAGTGCATACCAATAACAATGGTATTTTAGTGTAAACAAACTGTAATCCAACCCTGGTTGTCTGTACTCAGTCCTTCAAAACCAATCAGCCACTGGCCCCAAAAGCTAGTCCCTCTCACAGGGTATGGGTTGTTTTTTAGGTTTTGATTCTCAGGTTACAGATGTAGGAACTTAATTTtaaccagtttgctacagcaggaaaataatcctgcaggtACAGGAAATGTGATTTATTATCTGGATTATAATTAAATTATCATTTTCGTAAGGAAAAATTaagtctgaaatgtcaaagtggaaaataCAAACTTCAGAAACCTTTTAAAACTCAAATATTGATATtttctgcattgcaggaaagttatcctgcaacagggtgatcaaattaagatcctacatctgtacctcTCTTACACATGTAAGAGAGGTACATCTCTTGCATGTCAGAAGTGGAAAATATATTCTTATCAGTGACTCATGGTAATTACAGGTTATACACAATGTAGCCATAATATGATTCTTATGCATATAGGAATGCTACCCTTATTTTTAACTTGATGTACTTTGCCAGGTCAGGTTGGTTTCAGACAACTCCTTGCCTGAAACAAGGGACATTCGATGCTAAGCAGAGATCAGATGGCAGAGATTGGGGGACCTGGGGACATGGAGGTGAATGAAGCTCAGTGTCTAGAGGGGGACAGATCCTCCCTCAAATCCACCATGGAGAGGAACGTGAAGACACAACTTGACAGCCCAGTGAAGGAGAAGAAACTGGGGATGATGAAGCAATTCAGGGAGAGCATCAAGCGGGTTGGAGAGAGGAGTCATCTGGCCTCAAACAGCAAAGAGTCAAAGGACAAATCCAATTCAGAACAGGGGGGACACAGTATTGACCCTGAAGTGACCTCTCCAACCCATCAGCTGCCACCCCCTCCCTCACCATGTAAGTTTTCTTCAGATTTGTCCCTCTGTCTAATTAAGTGAGTTATGAAATATGCTCTTGAGTCAAGAAATGGCTTCTCAAGGTCATGGGAAGAGTACGTCTCAGGAGACACAGAATGACAGTAGAAATGGCAGGAAGGACTCTCTTATGTACTGTATTGGGAATTTCAGCTGGACATGAGCCAGTCTGAGCAGGGGGCTGTCATCATTACTCAATTACTGACATTCCTATCTTAATGAAGTTTATACTAAACTCGGAAACAGCTGCCAACCAAGCAGGATATACACTAACATAATTAACCTTTGTACAATAACACAGATTGTTTTTATGACGAATCTGACAGATGCTGCTTAACTAGTTGTCAAGGTTGTCTGACTTATtctgtgtgtgcgtatgcgttTGTGTGGCTGTGCGACTGTCcatgtgattgtgtgtgtacGGTCAGCACACCAACTATTACACAGTAAAGTAGTTTAATTACTAGCATTATTCAATGTCATAGAGATCAGCAACTTTATCTTGCTCAGGTTTGAGTGCTGGGTCTCCTATGGCCTCTCCCCTGAAGGGTCTAGGTGGGTCCTtccagaggaaggagggaggagagagtgcaGAAGATTCACTCCAGAAAAAGCACACCAGAACACGCTCAGGTACACCACTGTTTACCCAACCAACCAGAGCTTGTTCAATCAATGGTTGACAATAAATACTGTTCAAAGACAAACACAAATACATATAATTTACTGAGAGAATTCTAGAGAGCTCGTTGGGATATTCTGAGTCTTTGTAAGGTCTTCGTAATCTGTAATCTGTATTGTCCATCTATAGACCCATCTGCAATTGGGGACTCTCTTCTAAAGAAGGGGGCTTCCATCCGACGGAGTTTGCGACTTGTGGGAAATAAGAAAGACAAGGCCCTCAAACAAGAGCAGCTCCAGCCTGTCACTGAGATCACTgtggatgagaagagagagagggagaaggagagggtagagataAAAGAGTCATACATACTCCCAGAGATACCCCTCACACCCCTCTCAGGTGAGTTTCATCCTCTTGtccattttaattttttttagcAGTAGAGATCACAAAATATATTACTTTTGATGTAAATCACTatggttgtgtctgtgtctgtgcagtatgtgtgtattaggtataaCAGCATAAGCTTCTATGCATTAAGGCCTTTACTCTGTTTGCCCTTACACTGCAGTGATGCAGATCAATAAGCTGATTGGGATGGAGGTGCTGGAGGAGGCCTATCTGAACCTCCTCTCCCTGTGCCAGGAGTTTCagcgggagagggaggagtgcacGGAGGAGGCCTCCACTATGGAGCTGGCCAAGAAGGAGAAGGACCTGAGGCTCCTTTACAATGCCCTGCTAGACAAGGTGAAGGAAATAGTGCGGGACTCCAACTCCTTTCCCTCTCGCAACAAGGATCTCTTGGTGCATGTGGCCCATGTCatccaggaggaggagaagagggaggcagAGCCTGGGGTCGGGGGCGTGGTTGGGCCTGGGGGTTGGCGGGGGGCCTGGAGAGAGGCTGTGAGCGAGGGTGTACAGGCCACGCTGAAGAGTGTTCACTTGGACAGGCCCGAGCAGAATGCCTCCTGGCTGGCTATCCACCTGGGTATGCTGGGCAAGGCCATCGTGGAGGACTTGAAGAAGGTGAAGGGAGAGCTGCAAGGCTCTTACCCACCCAGCTTCGATGTGTTCAGCACCTATGTGAGCTGTTACCATGGTGCTGTCAGCCAGCACCTGAAGAGGCTTCAGCAGCAGGTGACAGATCTGAAGGACTACTACACCCTGCTGGACTGGATCATCAATCACTATGAGAGGTGAGGAAGACTTAAAGTCATTGTCTTGagtaagaagtgtgtgtgtgtgtgtgtgtgtatatatgtgtgtgtgtgtgtgtgtgtgtgtgtgtgtgtgtgtgtgtgtgtgtgtgtgtgtgtgtgtgtgtgtgtgtgtgtgtgtgtgtgtgtgtgtgtgtatatatatatgtgtgtatatatatatatacagtgccttgcgaaagtattcgggccccttgaactttgcgaccttttgccacatttcaggcttcaaacataaagatataaaactgtatttttttgtgaagaatcaacaacaagtgggacacaatcatgaagtggaacgacatttattggatatttcaaacttttttaacaaatcaaaaactgaaaaatatctttgaagcctgaaatgtggcaaaaggtcgcaaagttcaagggggccgaatactttcgcaaggcactgtatatatatacacacacacacacttcttgaCTCAAGATGATGAGTAGTATTGTATCTGAGAGACAACATCCCTGTTGAACAGTGAGAAGATAATAGTATTGTATCTGAGAGACACCATCCCTGTTGAACAGTGAGAAGATAATAGTATTGTATCTGAGAGACACCATCCCTGTTGAACAGTGAGAAGATAATGAGTAGTCCTTCATTGAGACCAGAGATGGAAGCTGAGAACATAGGCCTCTCCCTGGAGGAGGGTTTCCTGGACCAGCTCAAGGGGAAATACTGCATGCGGGCGAAGGTGAGGGATTGAACACTCCACTaagagacagatggatagataTTTAGGAAGAATTCAGGTTGAATGCAGGTACCACACTGATGAgaataaaataatgttttttttaaactcttCTAGTCCTTTAGCCTTTATTCTTTTGCTTTCCATGTCTTTTCCAGGAGGAAATGAGAGCTTCACTGGATAAAATATTAGAGCTTGAAAATGAGGACATGTGGATAAAGAAACAGGCACCAGCGACTGATGATGAACACTTCTTTAACTCTGACATACACATGGATATCTGGACGGTATTGTTTTGTCATGATTTTATAAATGCAATTGCATCATATCACCATTAGAGGGCAACATTGCCTACTTAGTTACATTTGAATTATAGCGGCAGGCTACTAAGGCTACTATAAATCTGTAAATCTGGACTTGAAACTGGTGTTGTTCTCTGTGTAGAAAGTTAAGAGCAATGCTGTAAACTCCAAGAGGATTGATGCAGACCTGGAGATGGGAGTAGTCTGTTCCTGCCTAGAAGAGTTACAGCAGTTTCCCAAGCAGTATGTTCTGCAACAGTCCAGAGTctgctctatctatctctatcctAACCATTATTCACTGGAACATAAAACTGGACCTTGTCCTTTGCTTGTTAATAACTCCATGACAttatctctccttcactctctctacaTGTCCATAGATTTGAGAATGAATTTAGGTACTGCTGTAACAGTATGGAAAACCCTTCACTTTGGGCTGACTATCAGATAACCTACATCAACAGCTTTAAAGCTCTTAAGTAAGTCAGATTCCTCtcttcactacacctgttcaacaaccctccccctttcctctgccctCAACACACTGTAGACGGGAATGTCCTAGACAACAGTTGATAGACAGTCAGTTCAGCTTTTCAGACACTTTAGGGTACATTTACCAAAGGATGGTGTGAATAAATAAGGCCGCAGTCTAAAAGATTGACCTGAGAACAGAAGTCTTGGCTCAAAAGACAAAGTCTCAGCATTAAACTAATTATTGTATCTCAGTAATTTGATGCACTTTTTTGTTTGGACTTGAGCAACCGTATTTTAGTGGCATAATGTCAAACTTTGACCTAAATGCTTAACTTCACTCAGTCTGATTTGAATTTGCACCATATTTAACAGTAGTGGGATGGAAAACTGGGACTAGGAAATTACTATTTATTTCACATGCATTTCCTGGAACCCATACTAGATCATTTAGCCAGCCTGCAAGATTCTGTTCAagataaacatttaaaaaacacacaCCAATAAATGTTGAATTATGATTAAATATGCATCTTATCTATCTTACAAACATACGCAAACACACTAACATGCAGGCACAGTGACACACTATATCATATTACTGTATAAATTACAGTGAAACTATTGAAGCCcaaacccagctagcacataacattctcagaaccatgtgtttccatgcttcaagactgttttgattacgcggactgggatatgttccgggtagcctctgagaataatatTGATGAATAAACGGATACGGtaactgagtttatcaggaaatGTATAGGAGATGTTCTAcctactgtgactattaaaacctacccaaaccagaaaccatggatagatggtagcattcgcacaccctggttcgaatccaggctgtatcacaaccagccatgattgggagtcccatagggcggcgcacaattgg is a window from the Oncorhynchus keta strain PuntledgeMale-10-30-2019 chromosome 35, Oket_V2, whole genome shotgun sequence genome containing:
- the LOC118368210 gene encoding exocyst complex component 3-like protein 4 encodes the protein MLSRDQMAEIGGPGDMEVNEAQCLEGDRSSLKSTMERNVKTQLDSPVKEKKLGMMKQFRESIKRVGERSHLASNSKESKDKSNSEQGGHSIDPEVTSPTHQLPPPPSPCLSAGSPMASPLKGLGGSFQRKEGGESAEDSLQKKHTRTRSDPSAIGDSLLKKGASIRRSLRLVGNKKDKALKQEQLQPVTEITVDEKREREKERVEIKESYILPEIPLTPLSVMQINKLIGMEVLEEAYLNLLSLCQEFQREREECTEEASTMELAKKEKDLRLLYNALLDKVKEIVRDSNSFPSRNKDLLVHVAHVIQEEEKREAEPGVGGVVGPGGWRGAWREAVSEGVQATLKSVHLDRPEQNASWLAIHLGMLGKAIVEDLKKVKGELQGSYPPSFDVFSTYVSCYHGAVSQHLKRLQQQVTDLKDYYTLLDWIINHYESEKIMSSPSLRPEMEAENIGLSLEEGFLDQLKGKYCMRAKEEMRASLDKILELENEDMWIKKQAPATDDEHFFNSDIHMDIWTKVKSNAVNSKRIDADLEMGVVCSCLEELQQFPKQFENEFRYCCNSMENPSLWADYQITYINSFKALKEHMEGYRECCPTQVDHLSREVDGLVHRLVQGLEDQFKNDVRPYLRRMMTRKWLSTDEDFQQLLSRTEKLSQRCSQMRHPYVQMFVSSLHYYVVKEYVSQLMKNNYSCKNRKHYKAATKMRVQWDELNDLFEEMKTTHDWLHPVGDHLSNIIGEKNKRDIKNHLKHLVADYPDISKKHLSAVLYFRGLVRGREKRVILQCLTELKKKLGTAGNTGDKKRGLFIDMQVTIANTNCLANMPFSCLSSLLPDS